The following proteins are encoded in a genomic region of Triticum dicoccoides isolate Atlit2015 ecotype Zavitan chromosome 1B, WEW_v2.0, whole genome shotgun sequence:
- the LOC119306422 gene encoding LOB domain-containing protein 12-like translates to MAGGSPCASCKLLRRRCTKDCIFAPFFPADDPHKFAIVHKVFGASNVSKMLLELPVQQRGDAVSSLVYEANARVRDPVYGCVGAISFLQNQVSQLQMQLAVAQAEILCIQMQQRDGCQSQDDAGRSDGHSLAAMQQMVVDDTAAAEAFLMQNGGGGFPPQLMSSYGGAPASNVHHYGQQDHLKRESLWT, encoded by the exons ATGGCCGGCGGGTCGCCGTGCGCGTCGTGCAAGCTGCTCCGGCGGCGGTGCACCAAGGACTGCATCTTCGCCCCCTTCTTCCCAGCCGACGACCCCCACAAGTTCGCCATCGTCCACAAGGTCTTCGGCGCCAGCAACGTCAGCAAGATGCTCCTG GAGCTGCCGGTGCAGCAGCGCGGGGACGCGGTGAGCAGCCTGGTGTACGAGGCGAACGCGCGGGTGCGAGACCCGGTGTACGGCTGCGTGGGGGCCATCTCTTTCCTGCAGAACCAGGTGTCGCAGCTGCAGATGCAGCTCGCCGTCGCGCAGGCCGAGATCCTGTGCATCCAGATGCAGCAGCGAGACGGCTGCCAGTCCCAGGACGACGCAGGACGAAGCGACGGCCACAGCCTGGCGGCCATGCAGCAGATGGTCGTCGACGACACCGCAGCAGCAGAGGCTTTCCTGATgcagaacggcggcggcggcttcccgCCGCAGCTGATGAGCAGCTACGGCGGCGCGCCGGCCTCCAACGTGCATCACTACGGGCAGCAGGACCACCTCAAGAGGGAGTCCCTGTGGACGTAG